A single window of Oceanispirochaeta sp. M1 DNA harbors:
- the clpA gene encoding ATP-dependent Clp protease ATP-binding subunit ClpA, with protein MRNGAGLIMDISQELQIIVNAAYHEARNRKHEYFTPEHLLFTSLDFDIPRAYLESSGADPDLILEDLEEYFKKHMETVPASEPLQTEGLQNIIERTMLQMSSAGKDTIRVGDILIAILDEPQSFASYYMKKAGVSRLTLLDLVSHPPENLKEYDDPDGMDESDDLDESDMEDYGEAGESTSESEGGGHRQGRKKKSALDQYTTDLTRLAEEGKLEPLIGRDDILERTIQILSRRLKNNPVHVGEPGVGKTAITEGLAFKIVNDDVPSFLKGFRIYSLDMGSLLAGTRFRGDFEERMKRVLKDLENKPKSMLFIDEIHTIIGAGAVSGGTMDAGNLLKPALAKGQLRCIGSTTYEEYKKYFEKDHALARRFQKVDIPETTVDETLEILKGLQKVYEEHHGVLFTDESLEAAVRLSDQYINEKHLPDKAIDLIDEAGAWKALQKEKDGLGDDVFPKITDRDIEKVVASIARIPEKSVSANETDKLKTLDEDLKKNLFGQNEAVEAVTMAIRRSRAGFRQDNKPVASFLFVGPTGVGKTELARLLASELGVSLHRIDMSEYQEKHTVSRLIGSPPGYVGYEEGGLLTDTIRKNPHAVLLLDEIEKAHQDVYNILLQMMDYATVTDNMGRKADFRHAVIIMTSNAGARDIGKSQIGFGDRVLSAQAVNDEVNRIFTPEFRNRLDKIITFGNLPDEVVVNIVKKELSTFEKQLKAKGVSLEVSDECIHFLAKEGYSYEYGARNIARLIDEKIKTFFIDQVLFGSLSSGGKAKVELKDGDVHIEVSDS; from the coding sequence ATGCGTAATGGAGCAGGCCTGATTATGGATATAAGCCAGGAACTGCAGATTATCGTCAATGCAGCTTATCATGAAGCCAGAAACCGGAAGCATGAATATTTTACACCCGAGCACCTTTTATTTACATCCCTGGATTTTGATATTCCCAGGGCTTATCTTGAATCCTCCGGAGCAGATCCTGATCTGATTTTAGAGGATCTGGAAGAGTATTTTAAAAAACATATGGAGACCGTCCCGGCCTCCGAACCCCTGCAGACCGAAGGTCTTCAGAATATAATTGAGAGAACCATGCTGCAGATGAGCTCTGCCGGCAAGGATACCATCCGTGTGGGTGATATCCTGATAGCCATACTGGATGAACCCCAGAGCTTTGCCTCCTACTATATGAAAAAAGCCGGAGTCAGCCGTCTGACATTGCTGGATCTTGTCTCTCATCCTCCTGAGAATCTGAAGGAGTATGATGATCCCGACGGGATGGACGAATCTGATGATTTAGATGAATCAGATATGGAAGACTACGGTGAAGCCGGTGAATCCACCTCTGAGTCCGAAGGTGGAGGTCATCGACAGGGTAGAAAGAAAAAATCCGCCCTTGATCAGTACACCACAGATCTGACCCGTCTGGCTGAAGAGGGAAAACTTGAACCCCTCATCGGCAGAGATGACATACTGGAGAGAACCATACAGATCCTTTCCCGCCGCCTGAAGAACAATCCCGTTCATGTAGGTGAGCCGGGAGTAGGAAAAACAGCAATAACCGAGGGCCTTGCCTTCAAAATAGTCAATGATGATGTACCCTCCTTCCTTAAAGGATTCAGAATCTACTCACTTGATATGGGGAGCCTCCTTGCGGGAACCCGATTCAGAGGAGATTTTGAAGAGAGGATGAAACGGGTACTTAAGGATCTAGAAAATAAGCCTAAATCCATGCTCTTTATTGATGAGATTCATACAATTATAGGCGCCGGAGCCGTTTCCGGCGGAACCATGGATGCCGGTAATCTCCTGAAGCCCGCACTGGCCAAGGGGCAGCTCCGCTGTATCGGCAGCACAACCTATGAGGAGTACAAGAAGTACTTTGAAAAGGATCATGCTCTGGCCAGACGTTTTCAGAAGGTGGATATCCCCGAAACTACGGTGGATGAGACTCTGGAGATTCTCAAAGGTTTACAGAAGGTTTATGAAGAGCACCATGGCGTGCTGTTTACCGATGAATCACTGGAAGCTGCTGTCCGGCTCTCTGATCAGTATATAAACGAGAAACATCTCCCCGACAAAGCCATTGACCTGATTGATGAAGCCGGAGCCTGGAAGGCCCTGCAGAAAGAGAAGGATGGGCTGGGTGATGATGTATTCCCCAAGATAACAGACAGGGATATTGAGAAGGTTGTCGCCTCCATTGCCCGGATACCGGAAAAGTCAGTCTCCGCCAATGAAACGGATAAACTGAAGACCCTGGATGAAGACCTTAAAAAGAACCTCTTTGGACAGAATGAAGCGGTAGAAGCCGTAACCATGGCGATCCGCCGGTCACGAGCTGGATTCCGTCAGGATAACAAACCTGTGGCATCCTTTCTCTTTGTAGGACCGACGGGTGTCGGTAAAACCGAGCTGGCCCGCCTCCTGGCATCCGAACTGGGTGTCTCCCTCCATAGAATTGATATGAGTGAGTACCAGGAGAAGCATACAGTTTCACGGCTGATCGGTTCTCCTCCCGGATATGTGGGATACGAAGAGGGTGGACTCCTGACAGATACAATCCGGAAGAATCCCCATGCTGTACTCCTGCTGGATGAGATAGAAAAAGCCCATCAGGATGTGTACAACATCCTTCTGCAGATGATGGATTATGCCACTGTTACAGATAATATGGGGCGAAAGGCGGACTTCCGTCATGCCGTGATTATAATGACTTCAAATGCCGGAGCCAGAGATATCGGAAAGAGTCAGATCGGATTCGGTGACAGGGTTCTCTCTGCCCAGGCTGTGAATGATGAAGTAAACAGAATCTTCACTCCTGAGTTCAGGAACCGTCTGGATAAAATAATCACCTTCGGCAACCTGCCGGATGAGGTTGTTGTCAATATTGTTAAAAAAGAGCTCAGTACCTTTGAAAAGCAGCTCAAAGCCAAGGGCGTCAGCCTTGAAGTCAGTGATGAATGCATCCACTTTCTGGCAAAAGAGGGTTACTCCTACGAGTACGGAGCCAGAAACATTGCCCGTCTTATAGATGAAAAGATTAAAACCTTCTTTATTGATCAGGTTCTCTTCGGAAGCCTGAGCAGCGGCGGAAAAGCCAAAGTGGAACTGAAGGATGGAGATGTACACATCGAGGTTTCCGATTCGTGA
- a CDS encoding uroporphyrinogen decarboxylase family protein: MTSRQRIQAAINHKEPDKLPIDCGSMRSTGIMAMPYNTLKKHLQITEGSTKVYDAAQQLAIPEQWYLDRFKVDSVDLARAYAGEDKDWSPWNLPDGSQALLPKWLHFEQQGNDWVCIDSENDIIGRMPEGIAYFTQTIWPYMGIEKSSFPDLGHAIGKTMWGYISDPLWKNEGNPDFYQQLQEKAKELKDTTDYASMIGFGGSLFEMGQFLYRTDELLMNLLLTPHEMGLLFDNLVELHLEKLEKVLGAINGHVDVIQFGDDFGTQSSLMINPETYREIIYPRQKKLFSYVHEHSDLKVFLHSCGSIKPIIPDLIDAGVDIINPVQIGADGMDPVDLKREFGKDIVFWGGAIDTQHRLPKATPQEVRDDVKKNSEILMKDGGFVFNQVHNIVDGVPPENIVAMYEAANEITY; this comes from the coding sequence ATGACAAGTAGACAACGTATACAGGCCGCCATTAATCATAAAGAGCCTGATAAACTCCCCATAGACTGCGGTTCTATGAGATCTACCGGGATCATGGCTATGCCATACAATACATTAAAGAAACATCTTCAAATCACAGAAGGATCAACCAAGGTCTATGATGCCGCCCAGCAGCTGGCAATACCCGAACAGTGGTATCTGGATAGATTCAAGGTAGATTCAGTCGATCTGGCCAGAGCCTATGCCGGTGAGGATAAAGATTGGAGCCCCTGGAATCTTCCTGACGGATCCCAGGCACTCCTTCCCAAGTGGCTTCATTTTGAACAGCAGGGAAACGATTGGGTCTGTATAGACTCTGAAAATGACATAATAGGGCGTATGCCTGAAGGGATTGCCTATTTTACGCAGACCATATGGCCCTACATGGGTATTGAGAAGAGCAGCTTCCCGGATCTTGGGCATGCAATAGGCAAGACCATGTGGGGATACATCTCAGATCCTCTCTGGAAAAATGAGGGTAATCCTGATTTCTACCAGCAGCTGCAGGAAAAAGCAAAAGAATTGAAGGATACGACGGACTATGCCTCAATGATAGGTTTTGGGGGCAGTCTATTTGAAATGGGACAATTCCTTTATAGGACCGATGAGTTACTAATGAATCTTTTGTTGACTCCCCATGAGATGGGTCTGCTCTTTGACAACCTGGTGGAATTACACCTGGAGAAGCTGGAAAAGGTTCTCGGTGCAATCAACGGGCATGTAGATGTCATTCAATTCGGTGACGACTTCGGAACTCAGTCTTCCCTGATGATCAACCCTGAGACATACAGAGAAATCATCTATCCGAGACAGAAGAAACTTTTTTCCTATGTACATGAGCATAGCGACTTGAAAGTATTTTTACATAGCTGCGGATCTATCAAGCCTATAATCCCCGACCTGATAGACGCAGGTGTTGATATCATAAATCCTGTACAGATCGGGGCCGATGGGATGGACCCTGTCGATTTGAAGCGGGAATTCGGTAAAGACATTGTTTTCTGGGGCGGAGCAATTGACACTCAGCATAGACTGCCTAAAGCAACCCCTCAGGAGGTCAGGGATGATGTCAAAAAGAACAGCGAAATTCTTATGAAAGATGGAGGTTTTGTATTCAATCAGGTTCATAATATTGTTGATGGAGTACCCCCTGAAAATATAGTGGCCATGTATGAGGCCGCCAACGAAATCACATACTAA
- a CDS encoding aldo/keto reductase: protein MSVEIKDFAMASDGVDPKKVPKRKLFTGAEIPAIGMGTFGSDRFTAEEIANAVVGAIEVGFRHIDCASVYGNEDLIGKALKKAMDGGIKREDLWITSKVWNDRHDDVIGSCKQSLKDLQLDYLDLFLVHWPFPNYHAPGCDVDSRSPDAKPYIHESYMKTWRQMEQLVEMGLVKHIGTSNMSVPKLKMVLKDAEIQPACNEMELHPHFQQQEMFDFVRENNIVPIGFCPIGSPTRPDRDKTATDTVDIEDPAIKKIAARLGMHPAVVCLKWAVQRGQVPIPFSVHRNEYLSNIKLTVEDLLTDEEMEELSKIDKNCRLIKGQVFLWKDGQTWEALWDLDGKITPP from the coding sequence ATGTCAGTAGAAATAAAAGACTTCGCCATGGCTTCAGATGGTGTAGATCCTAAAAAAGTTCCAAAGAGAAAACTCTTTACCGGAGCTGAAATCCCCGCCATCGGTATGGGAACTTTCGGAAGTGACCGTTTTACAGCCGAAGAAATTGCCAACGCTGTTGTAGGTGCCATCGAAGTTGGTTTCCGCCACATCGACTGTGCTTCTGTTTATGGCAATGAAGATCTTATCGGTAAGGCTCTGAAAAAAGCCATGGACGGTGGAATTAAGAGAGAAGATCTGTGGATCACATCAAAAGTATGGAACGACAGACACGATGATGTAATTGGATCCTGCAAGCAGTCCTTAAAAGATCTGCAGCTGGATTACCTGGACCTGTTCCTGGTTCACTGGCCCTTCCCCAACTATCATGCACCCGGATGTGATGTTGACTCAAGAAGTCCCGATGCCAAACCCTATATCCATGAAAGCTATATGAAGACATGGAGACAGATGGAGCAGCTCGTAGAGATGGGTCTTGTTAAGCATATAGGTACTTCCAATATGTCCGTTCCCAAACTGAAAATGGTATTAAAAGATGCTGAAATTCAGCCCGCCTGTAACGAAATGGAACTTCACCCCCACTTCCAGCAGCAGGAAATGTTTGACTTTGTAAGAGAGAACAATATTGTTCCCATCGGATTCTGTCCCATCGGTTCTCCCACAAGACCCGACAGAGACAAAACCGCAACAGATACTGTTGATATTGAAGATCCCGCAATTAAGAAGATCGCAGCCCGTCTGGGCATGCATCCTGCGGTTGTCTGCCTGAAATGGGCTGTACAGAGAGGTCAGGTTCCTATCCCCTTCTCAGTACACAGAAATGAGTACCTCAGCAATATCAAGCTGACTGTAGAAGACCTTCTAACAGACGAAGAGATGGAAGAACTGTCCAAAATAGATAAGAATTGCCGCCTTATCAAGGGTCAGGTATTCCTGTGGAAAGACGGTCAGACCTGGGAAGCTCTCTGGGACCTGGACGGAAAAATAACCCCTCCGTAA
- a CDS encoding uracil-DNA glycosylase family protein, which produces MSPDKNTFASSYLSFITSTGIPLPLPDNTDLLYPYEGDEVRRVMGLYFNKYYGDKSKRIFLIGINPGRLGCGVTGINFTDADSLRDDCGIDCDFKGGRELSSRFIYEMINFMGGSELFFSRYFLTALSPLGFTCEGKNRNYYDTPALMAHLKPWLVESFKRQIEMGAERRIAFSLGKGKNFKILKELNAEHCFFEEILPLPHPRWVLQYKLKEKETFLNMYDHELNKAYRRCKDGC; this is translated from the coding sequence ATGAGTCCTGATAAGAACACTTTTGCTTCCTCCTACCTTTCGTTTATCACGAGTACGGGGATTCCCCTGCCCCTGCCTGATAATACGGATCTTCTGTACCCCTATGAGGGGGATGAGGTGAGGCGTGTGATGGGTCTTTACTTTAATAAATACTATGGTGATAAGAGTAAGAGGATTTTCCTCATCGGGATAAATCCGGGACGCCTGGGCTGTGGTGTGACGGGGATTAATTTTACCGATGCCGATTCACTGCGGGATGATTGCGGGATTGACTGCGATTTTAAAGGCGGCCGCGAGCTTTCAAGCCGTTTTATTTATGAGATGATCAATTTCATGGGTGGTTCTGAGCTGTTTTTCAGCCGCTATTTTCTTACGGCTCTATCCCCGCTTGGTTTTACCTGTGAGGGAAAGAACCGGAACTATTATGATACGCCTGCTCTGATGGCCCATTTAAAACCCTGGCTTGTTGAGAGTTTTAAAAGGCAGATAGAGATGGGGGCCGAGAGGCGGATTGCTTTTTCCCTTGGCAAGGGTAAGAATTTCAAGATTCTGAAAGAGCTCAACGCGGAACACTGTTTTTTTGAGGAGATACTCCCTCTGCCCCACCCCCGCTGGGTGCTGCAGTATAAACTGAAAGAGAAAGAAACCTTCCTGAATATGTATGATCATGAACTGAATAAGGCTTACAGGAGATGCAAAGATGGATGCTAA
- a CDS encoding YihY/virulence factor BrkB family protein has protein sequence MKTFKQKLLSFYHFTELIVRRFFDDSCFPRAAGLAYSTLMSAVPLLAVLIGFGGPLMAKQEVQSFLARTMLPAMQEQVMDAILELAENGTRLGIYGLPIFLVAVTMLLNNIEMNLNHIFRVSMERKGFKWFTTHLAVVVFAALFLGSSLSLTGDMLDQILGTLGFTGALSIFESRIAPFLFIFVGQLILLTLIPRRKVQFSSALIGAFTGSVLWELSKSVFAIWATNTVRMSLIYGSFFIFPLLLIWMLIIWIIILLMSELTYVHQHRSFYDEYRMIKKTPADNLIYSLRLYSLIIQAYKKSETAPGQTQLADSLNVPEKIVEDLLKPFLEKRILLKVVEGKKNMGFIPAGPLNEQSMAEIMKVLTDVKNPYMDTKKDPLLKSLYAELSEALKGRTVDDYMNTDDYMNTDDHMNADD, from the coding sequence ATGAAAACATTTAAACAAAAGCTACTAAGCTTCTATCATTTCACAGAACTCATAGTCAGACGCTTCTTTGATGATTCCTGCTTTCCCAGGGCAGCTGGCCTGGCCTATTCGACATTGATGTCGGCGGTTCCACTTCTGGCTGTACTTATCGGTTTCGGCGGTCCTCTTATGGCGAAACAGGAGGTTCAGTCCTTTCTGGCACGCACCATGCTTCCGGCTATGCAGGAGCAGGTGATGGATGCCATTCTGGAACTTGCAGAAAACGGTACCCGCCTGGGTATTTACGGTCTACCCATCTTTCTGGTTGCGGTCACAATGCTTCTAAACAACATAGAGATGAATCTGAACCATATTTTCAGGGTGAGCATGGAGCGTAAGGGCTTCAAATGGTTTACCACCCATCTGGCTGTGGTCGTTTTCGCAGCTCTGTTTCTCGGTTCCAGCCTCTCTCTCACAGGGGACATGCTGGATCAGATCCTGGGGACTCTGGGCTTCACCGGAGCCCTCTCTATTTTTGAAAGCAGGATTGCCCCTTTTCTCTTTATTTTTGTGGGTCAGCTGATTCTTCTGACCCTTATTCCCAGACGGAAAGTCCAGTTCAGCAGTGCATTGATTGGGGCATTCACGGGTTCTGTTCTCTGGGAGCTGTCCAAATCTGTATTTGCCATATGGGCGACAAATACGGTGAGAATGTCCCTTATCTACGGTTCGTTTTTTATCTTTCCTCTATTACTGATATGGATGCTGATTATCTGGATAATAATTCTCCTGATGTCGGAGCTCACCTATGTTCATCAGCACCGTAGTTTTTACGATGAATACCGTATGATTAAAAAGACTCCCGCAGATAATCTTATATACAGTCTGCGACTATATTCCCTGATCATTCAGGCCTATAAAAAGTCTGAAACTGCTCCCGGGCAGACCCAGCTGGCGGACTCACTGAATGTCCCAGAAAAAATTGTGGAAGATCTGTTAAAGCCCTTCCTTGAGAAGAGAATACTCCTGAAGGTTGTTGAGGGTAAGAAAAATATGGGATTTATTCCGGCAGGTCCACTGAATGAGCAGTCTATGGCAGAGATTATGAAGGTTCTTACCGACGTGAAGAATCCCTATATGGATACCAAGAAAGATCCGCTGTTAAAATCCTTATATGCCGAGCTGAGTGAGGCTCTGAAAGGCAGAACTGTGGATGACTATATGAATACTGATGACTATATGAATACTGATGACCATATGAATGCTGATGACTGA
- a CDS encoding deoxyguanosinetriphosphate triphosphohydrolase family protein, producing the protein MDAKLVSTILAQNKQREELTLSSEACPSSRGLRMTPENTDNSRGDIRSSFTRDTDRIIHSLSYTRYIDKTQVFYLFQNDNITHRVLHVQLVSKIARQIGRALRLNEDLIEAIALGHDLGHVPYGHDGERFLNKICEDERIGGFSHNAQSVRTLRELENNGRGLNLTVQVLDGILCHNGEMLEEIYLPDRTKTAERFLEEYEMCFSDGGRGKVLKPMTLEGCVVRIADVIAYIGRDIEDAITIGLMKREEIPSGITELLGDRNDRIIRSLSYDLIEQSFGRKGLSFSDPYREALQELLEFNYKRIYLHPGKKTEDGKIEKMFRYLYQAYLKELVSRDESSYVYKWASRKMKPSYLESMPPERIAVDYIAIMTDRYFNEDFRRRVIPRDFGFKI; encoded by the coding sequence ATGGATGCTAAACTGGTTTCAACAATTCTTGCGCAGAATAAACAAAGAGAGGAACTGACTCTGTCATCAGAGGCCTGTCCCAGCAGCCGCGGACTTCGTATGACTCCCGAGAATACGGATAACAGCCGGGGTGATATACGCTCTTCCTTTACCCGGGATACCGACAGGATTATCCACTCCCTCTCCTATACCCGTTATATAGACAAGACCCAGGTATTCTACCTGTTTCAAAACGATAATATCACCCACAGGGTGCTCCATGTGCAGCTGGTGTCAAAGATTGCCAGACAGATTGGTCGGGCGCTGCGTCTAAATGAGGATCTGATTGAGGCGATTGCTCTGGGTCACGATCTAGGGCATGTTCCCTATGGTCATGATGGTGAGAGATTCCTGAATAAAATCTGCGAGGATGAGAGAATCGGCGGCTTCAGCCATAACGCACAGAGTGTGCGGACTCTACGGGAGCTTGAGAATAACGGGCGGGGACTGAACCTGACGGTGCAGGTCCTGGATGGTATTCTCTGTCATAACGGGGAGATGCTGGAGGAAATATATCTGCCGGATCGGACGAAAACGGCAGAGAGGTTCCTGGAAGAGTATGAGATGTGCTTTTCTGACGGCGGCCGGGGAAAGGTTTTAAAGCCCATGACCCTGGAGGGCTGTGTGGTGAGAATTGCCGATGTGATTGCCTATATCGGGCGGGATATTGAGGATGCCATCACCATCGGTCTGATGAAGCGGGAGGAGATCCCTTCAGGCATCACAGAGCTTCTGGGCGATAGAAATGACAGGATTATCCGGAGCCTCTCCTACGATCTTATTGAGCAGAGCTTCGGCAGGAAGGGTTTGAGCTTTTCAGATCCCTACCGTGAGGCTCTACAGGAACTTTTAGAGTTCAATTACAAGAGGATTTACCTCCATCCCGGCAAGAAGACCGAGGACGGCAAGATAGAGAAGATGTTCCGTTACCTCTACCAGGCCTATCTGAAAGAGCTGGTGAGTCGGGATGAGTCGAGTTATGTGTATAAATGGGCGAGCCGTAAGATGAAACCGAGCTATCTTGAGTCCATGCCGCCGGAGAGGATTGCGGTGGACTATATTGCCATCATGACAGACCGCTACTTTAACGAGGACTTCAGACGCAGGGTGATTCCCCGGGACTTCGGTTTCAAGATCTAG
- a CDS encoding ATP-binding protein: MLNWDYSIADAIQLMIPILCSFLSTAVVIVYLFLYRSFKYKTYFAGFLIGLGAFSFVFFESLVIISGWISILHVGRIFHYLGQISACYFLYSMMLFASTLTNEEGGLSKISLCMARIGLGIAVVITLISLIKPDLFISLKTFADYGYNSPGDFGRGAEGPLYTMRDFLLGIYIITLIIISIISLIINKGDMNTFLIVAGTIFAALSAIDDISFFHFGHNFILNQFRFSRLSVGLSVMNVLIMTSVLRDYFHTQEKLTGTHLKLQATYNRLISSELKYRKLAEGTEYAVFSLSRDFKFQTYNKKARLYFNLNEKNLILPLPDLLGRSAENNQISRQIVEENLRLLSRDKESVSFHSTLEAPRTGEPEELEFHIDYYESKDGDVEYICRAEKMKADRLIRSIDKESLQLSIENYIIAIDDVTTRLTGVLRKHLDEGSVLMIKMGLQELIINAIEHGNLNISFEEKSKAMDDKTYLDFVRERQNNPRYKDRTVRIEYSLSNEKVQYIIRDEGEGFDFDETMRTVEKSVEKDFLPHGRGINMAKVLFDKMEYNSKGNEVLVVKEF; encoded by the coding sequence ATGCTGAACTGGGATTATTCAATCGCAGATGCCATACAACTTATGATACCCATTCTCTGCTCCTTCTTAAGCACCGCAGTTGTCATTGTCTATCTGTTTCTCTATCGAAGTTTTAAATATAAAACCTATTTTGCCGGATTCCTTATCGGCCTTGGGGCTTTCTCCTTTGTGTTCTTTGAATCCCTGGTTATTATTTCAGGTTGGATTTCAATTCTGCATGTGGGTAGGATCTTTCATTATTTAGGACAGATCTCGGCCTGCTACTTTCTTTATTCCATGATGCTTTTCGCCTCCACTCTCACAAATGAAGAGGGCGGATTATCAAAAATCTCACTTTGCATGGCCAGAATAGGGCTGGGGATCGCAGTGGTTATCACCCTGATTTCTCTGATCAAACCCGACCTTTTTATCTCTTTGAAGACCTTTGCAGATTATGGCTATAATTCCCCCGGTGATTTCGGGAGAGGAGCCGAAGGTCCCCTTTATACCATGAGGGATTTTCTGCTGGGCATATATATTATCACACTGATTATCATCTCAATTATCTCCCTGATTATAAATAAAGGAGACATGAATACATTTCTTATAGTTGCAGGTACTATCTTCGCTGCACTCAGTGCCATAGATGATATCAGTTTTTTCCACTTCGGCCATAATTTTATACTTAATCAGTTCCGATTTTCCCGCCTTTCGGTGGGCCTCTCAGTCATGAACGTTTTGATAATGACCTCCGTATTAAGGGACTACTTTCATACCCAGGAGAAACTGACCGGGACTCACCTTAAGCTGCAGGCCACATATAACAGGCTTATAAGCTCAGAACTGAAATACAGAAAACTGGCCGAAGGAACCGAATATGCCGTATTCTCTCTCAGCAGAGATTTTAAATTCCAGACATATAATAAAAAAGCACGTCTCTACTTTAACCTCAATGAAAAGAACCTCATCCTCCCTCTGCCTGATCTTTTAGGGCGCTCTGCCGAGAACAATCAGATATCCCGGCAGATCGTAGAAGAAAATCTCCGACTCCTGAGCCGGGATAAGGAATCGGTCAGCTTTCACTCCACCCTGGAAGCACCCCGCACCGGTGAGCCCGAAGAACTGGAATTCCATATTGATTATTACGAGAGTAAAGACGGGGATGTGGAATACATCTGCCGGGCCGAGAAAATGAAAGCCGACAGGCTGATCCGCTCCATAGATAAAGAGAGTCTGCAGCTCAGCATCGAGAATTACATCATAGCCATTGATGATGTAACAACCCGGCTTACGGGAGTCCTTCGCAAACATCTGGATGAAGGATCTGTTCTTATGATCAAGATGGGGCTTCAGGAGCTTATCATCAATGCTATTGAACATGGCAATCTTAATATCTCCTTTGAAGAAAAAAGCAAAGCCATGGATGATAAAACATATCTCGATTTTGTCCGGGAGCGGCAGAATAATCCTCGATACAAAGATAGAACAGTCCGCATTGAGTACAGTCTCAGCAATGAGAAAGTACAGTACATAATCAGGGATGAAGGTGAGGGATTTGACTTTGATGAGACCATGAGAACTGTCGAAAAAAGTGTTGAAAAGGATTTCCTTCCTCATGGACGGGGCATCAACATGGCCAAAGTCTTATTTGATAAGATGGAATATAACAGCAAGGGCAACGAAGTTCTGGTGGTAAAGGAATTTTAA
- the aat gene encoding leucyl/phenylalanyl-tRNA--protein transferase — MSEEEFPWLEYDDYFHFPPPESWDDEVVGAGGNLSPGLLISAYAQGIFPWFNEGEEILWWSLDPRFILYPENLRVSKSMKKILKSGRFTVTVDRCFRDVMESCGKAPRREQDGSWISNDMIDAYLRLHDLGFAHSVEVWENDELAGGLYGVSLGRAFFGESMFAAVPNSSKTALIALTSFLQDKKFAFIDCQQHTDHLGSLGAADVPRSRFITELKDVLLTPTVRGSWSVLFPDFPESELWNSLTPPVLEVGS; from the coding sequence GTGAGTGAAGAGGAGTTTCCCTGGCTGGAATACGATGATTACTTTCATTTCCCTCCTCCTGAGAGCTGGGATGATGAGGTTGTCGGTGCCGGGGGAAATCTATCTCCCGGTCTTCTTATTTCTGCCTATGCACAGGGAATCTTCCCCTGGTTCAATGAAGGGGAAGAAATTCTCTGGTGGAGCCTGGACCCCCGTTTTATCCTTTATCCTGAAAATCTTCGTGTCAGCAAATCAATGAAAAAGATACTTAAAAGCGGCCGTTTTACTGTGACTGTGGATCGCTGTTTCCGTGATGTCATGGAAAGCTGCGGAAAGGCTCCCCGGAGGGAACAGGACGGAAGCTGGATCTCCAATGATATGATTGACGCATATCTCAGACTCCATGATCTGGGTTTTGCCCATTCTGTTGAGGTCTGGGAGAATGATGAATTGGCAGGAGGACTCTATGGAGTCTCCCTGGGAAGAGCCTTTTTCGGCGAATCCATGTTTGCAGCTGTCCCCAACAGCTCAAAAACAGCCCTTATCGCTCTGACATCCTTTCTTCAGGATAAAAAATTCGCATTTATCGACTGCCAGCAGCACACCGATCACCTGGGAAGCCTGGGTGCCGCGGATGTACCACGCAGCCGCTTTATCACAGAGCTGAAAGATGTACTGCTGACCCCGACGGTCAGAGGCAGTTGGTCAGTTCTCTTTCCTGATTTTCCCGAATCTGAATTATGGAACAGCCTGACTCCCCCGGTGCTGGAGGTAGGCTCCTGA